In Notamacropus eugenii isolate mMacEug1 chromosome 1, mMacEug1.pri_v2, whole genome shotgun sequence, one genomic interval encodes:
- the MRPS2 gene encoding small ribosomal subunit protein uS2m isoform X1, which translates to MAPAPAPLSLLRAGSLPRFPWLDVLGKASPRASRLGLRMHGSVPAAAIVQREDNGGNVPDLSDKILTEPLKHSDFFNVKELFSLKTLFDARVHLGHKKGCRHRFMEPYIFGTRLEQDIIDLDQTVKHLQLALNFTAHLAYRKGIILFVSRNRQFTHLIEKLAVDCGEYAHTRYFKGGLLTNAPVQFGPEVRLPDLIIFFHTLNNVFEPHVAVRDAAKMNIPTVGIVDTNCNPCLISYPIPGNDDSPDSIKLFCHLFGTTIKRAKAKRKQMEFLYSQQSKQMADKTGDTYQQPPGPAQERRL; encoded by the exons ATGGCTCCGGCTCCGGCCCCGCTGTCGCTGCTCCGGGCGG GCAGTCTGCCCAGGTTTCCTTGGCTGGACGTCCTTGGCAAGGCCTCGCCACGGGCTTCCCGGCTCGGCCTTCGGATGCACGGAAGCGTTCCCGCCGCAGCCATCGTCCAACGGGAGGATAACGGTGGGAATGTCCCGG atCTCAGTGACAAGATTTTGACTGAACCCCTCAAACACTCTGATTTCTTTAATGTAAAGGAACTGTTTTCCCTCAAAACTCTTTTTGATGCCAGAGTACATTTAGGACATAAAAAAGGTTGTCGTCACAG GTTTATGGAACCATACATCTTTGGGACCCGCCTAGAGCAAGACATCATTGACTTGGACCAAACGGTCAAGCATCTCCAGCTGGCTCTGAACTTTACTGCCCACTTAGCCTATCggaaaggaattattttgttcgtGAGCCGGAACCGGCAGTTCACCCACCTAATAGAAAAATTGGCAGTGGACTGTGGAGAGTATGCCCACACCAGATATTTTAAAGGGGGCTTGCTGACCAATGCCCCTGTCCAGTTTGGCCCTGAGGTCCGTCTCCCAGATCTGATAATATTCTTCCATACCTTGAACAATGTCTTTGAGCCACATGTGGCTGTGAGGGATGCTGCCAAGATGAACATCCCTACTGTGGGCATTGTGGACACAAACTGCAACCCATGCCTCATTTCATACCCCATCCCTGGAAATGACGATTCCCCTGACTCTATCAAACTCTTCTGCCATCTCTTTGGAACAACCATCAAACGAGCTAAGGCAAAGAGGAAGCAAATGGAATTCCTCTATAGCCAGCAGAGCAAACAGATGGCTGACAAGACCGGAGACACATATCAGCAGCCCCCAGGCCCTGCTCAAGAACGTAGACTGTGA
- the MRPS2 gene encoding small ribosomal subunit protein uS2m isoform X2 → MHGSVPAAAIVQREDNGGNVPDLSDKILTEPLKHSDFFNVKELFSLKTLFDARVHLGHKKGCRHRFMEPYIFGTRLEQDIIDLDQTVKHLQLALNFTAHLAYRKGIILFVSRNRQFTHLIEKLAVDCGEYAHTRYFKGGLLTNAPVQFGPEVRLPDLIIFFHTLNNVFEPHVAVRDAAKMNIPTVGIVDTNCNPCLISYPIPGNDDSPDSIKLFCHLFGTTIKRAKAKRKQMEFLYSQQSKQMADKTGDTYQQPPGPAQERRL, encoded by the exons ATGCACGGAAGCGTTCCCGCCGCAGCCATCGTCCAACGGGAGGATAACGGTGGGAATGTCCCGG atCTCAGTGACAAGATTTTGACTGAACCCCTCAAACACTCTGATTTCTTTAATGTAAAGGAACTGTTTTCCCTCAAAACTCTTTTTGATGCCAGAGTACATTTAGGACATAAAAAAGGTTGTCGTCACAG GTTTATGGAACCATACATCTTTGGGACCCGCCTAGAGCAAGACATCATTGACTTGGACCAAACGGTCAAGCATCTCCAGCTGGCTCTGAACTTTACTGCCCACTTAGCCTATCggaaaggaattattttgttcgtGAGCCGGAACCGGCAGTTCACCCACCTAATAGAAAAATTGGCAGTGGACTGTGGAGAGTATGCCCACACCAGATATTTTAAAGGGGGCTTGCTGACCAATGCCCCTGTCCAGTTTGGCCCTGAGGTCCGTCTCCCAGATCTGATAATATTCTTCCATACCTTGAACAATGTCTTTGAGCCACATGTGGCTGTGAGGGATGCTGCCAAGATGAACATCCCTACTGTGGGCATTGTGGACACAAACTGCAACCCATGCCTCATTTCATACCCCATCCCTGGAAATGACGATTCCCCTGACTCTATCAAACTCTTCTGCCATCTCTTTGGAACAACCATCAAACGAGCTAAGGCAAAGAGGAAGCAAATGGAATTCCTCTATAGCCAGCAGAGCAAACAGATGGCTGACAAGACCGGAGACACATATCAGCAGCCCCCAGGCCCTGCTCAAGAACGTAGACTGTGA